Proteins from one Caulobacter sp. 73W genomic window:
- a CDS encoding MaoC family dehydratase, whose amino-acid sequence MKSVSFNEVSSLVGQEIGVSDWVEITQERVNQFAEATGDHQWIHVDVERATREIGGPIAHGYLTLSLIPFLGAGLLNVSGVTRGINYGTEKVRFTNMVRVGKKVRMRQKLTGVEPKAGGLQLKNECTIEIEGEERPACVAETISIIYGG is encoded by the coding sequence ATGAAGTCCGTGAGTTTCAACGAGGTCAGCAGCCTGGTCGGCCAGGAAATCGGGGTCTCCGACTGGGTCGAGATCACCCAGGAGCGGGTCAACCAGTTCGCGGAGGCCACCGGCGACCATCAGTGGATCCACGTGGACGTGGAGCGCGCCACGCGTGAGATCGGCGGCCCGATCGCCCACGGCTACCTGACCCTGTCTCTGATCCCGTTCCTGGGCGCCGGCCTGCTGAACGTGTCGGGCGTCACGCGCGGCATCAACTACGGCACCGAGAAGGTGCGCTTCACCAACATGGTCCGCGTCGGCAAGAAGGTGCGCATGCGCCAGAAGCTGACCGGCGTGGAGCCCAAGGCCGGCGGCCTGCAGCTGAAGAACGAATGCACCATCGAGATCGAAGGCGAAGAACGCCCGGCCTGCGTGGCCGAGACGATCTCGATCATTTACGGGGGCTGA
- a CDS encoding tetratricopeptide repeat protein, producing MTLKDHRGLAVTGASPFALERFESALALFNRFGVDPVAELDAALADSPGFVMAHALRAYLHLMGTDPIGPSAVRHNLEAARAAGGNAREAAHILAMEAMIDGRWRNAARILEDVAITWPLDMVAIRAGHFVDYLLGDSRMLRDRIGRALPVWSHAVPGWHAMLAMHAFGLEETGDYARAETQGRKALALEPRDGWARHAVAHVMEMQGRSEEGVAFMTGDLAAWSENNMLAVHNWWHLALYHLELGDVAEALRLFDGPIYGVRSPLAFDMVDAAALLWRLKLLGVDVGDRWSAVAETWAPCQPDNAYAFNDMHAMMAFASAGRKDDVRLVRSVQSSARDSLGDNREFLTQGGQAATEAMAAFVDGDYRRVITLLRPMRHHAYRFGGSHAQRDVIDLTLLEAALRAGDRDLALALSAERADAKPHGSALLLADRVRRAA from the coding sequence ATGACCCTCAAGGATCACCGCGGGCTGGCCGTCACCGGCGCCAGCCCCTTCGCCCTGGAGCGCTTCGAAAGCGCCCTGGCCCTGTTCAACCGCTTCGGCGTCGACCCCGTCGCGGAACTCGACGCCGCCCTGGCCGACAGCCCGGGCTTCGTTATGGCCCACGCCTTGCGCGCCTATCTGCACCTGATGGGCACGGACCCTATCGGCCCCTCAGCCGTGCGTCATAACCTGGAGGCCGCCCGCGCCGCCGGCGGAAACGCCCGCGAGGCGGCGCACATCCTGGCAATGGAGGCGATGATCGACGGCCGCTGGCGCAACGCCGCCCGCATCCTGGAGGACGTGGCCATCACCTGGCCGCTGGACATGGTCGCCATCCGCGCCGGCCACTTCGTCGACTACCTGCTGGGCGACAGCCGCATGCTGCGAGACCGTATCGGCCGGGCCCTGCCGGTGTGGAGCCATGCAGTCCCCGGCTGGCACGCCATGCTGGCCATGCACGCCTTCGGGCTGGAAGAGACCGGCGACTACGCCCGCGCCGAGACGCAGGGGCGCAAGGCCCTGGCGCTGGAGCCGCGCGACGGCTGGGCCCGTCACGCCGTCGCCCACGTCATGGAGATGCAGGGCCGCAGCGAGGAGGGCGTCGCCTTCATGACCGGCGACCTAGCCGCCTGGTCGGAGAACAACATGCTGGCGGTCCACAACTGGTGGCACCTGGCGCTCTATCACCTGGAGCTGGGAGATGTGGCCGAAGCCCTGCGCCTGTTCGACGGACCGATCTACGGCGTCCGCTCGCCCCTGGCGTTCGACATGGTGGACGCCGCCGCCCTGCTGTGGCGGCTGAAGCTGCTGGGGGTCGATGTGGGTGATCGCTGGAGCGCGGTGGCCGAGACCTGGGCGCCCTGCCAGCCGGACAACGCCTACGCCTTCAACGACATGCACGCCATGATGGCCTTCGCCTCGGCGGGCCGGAAGGACGACGTGCGGCTGGTCCGCTCGGTCCAGTCCTCGGCGCGCGACAGCCTGGGCGACAATCGCGAGTTCCTGACCCAAGGCGGCCAGGCGGCGACCGAGGCCATGGCCGCCTTCGTGGACGGCGACTACCGCCGGGTCATCACCTTGCTGCGCCCCATGCGGCATCACGCCTACCGCTTCGGCGGCAGCCACGCTCAGCGCGACGTCATCGACCTGACCCTGCTGGAGGCGGCCCTGCGCGCCGGCGACCGCGACCTGGCCCTCGCCCTCTCCGCCGAACGCGCCGACGCCAAGCCCCACGGCAGCGCGCTGCTGCTGGCCGACCGGGTGCGGCGGGCGGCATAA
- a CDS encoding TetR/AcrR family transcriptional regulator, translating into MLDVADPKTVLTVQSPPLSKGAATRARIMDLAYDRIVDKGFAATSIEELVEAGGITKSGFFYHFKDKNDLARQLIDRFIEEDEALLDSLESRARSLHEDPLHAYLIFLKFTAEVMEEVLKVRLGCIVAAIVIQDSAFDAGVRERGLEIVMSWRRRYQAWLEEIAAVHPPRMAVDLETLADQMTVIVEGGILLAKGLRDPSQAARHILLYRDSVRLLFS; encoded by the coding sequence ATGCTCGATGTCGCCGATCCGAAAACCGTACTGACGGTGCAGTCCCCGCCCCTGTCCAAGGGCGCGGCGACGCGTGCGCGCATCATGGACCTGGCCTATGACCGGATCGTCGACAAGGGCTTCGCGGCCACGTCGATCGAGGAGCTGGTCGAGGCCGGCGGCATCACCAAGAGCGGGTTCTTCTACCACTTTAAGGACAAGAACGACCTCGCCCGCCAGCTGATCGACCGCTTCATCGAAGAGGACGAGGCGCTGCTGGACAGCCTGGAGAGCCGGGCCCGCAGCCTGCACGAGGACCCGCTGCACGCGTACCTGATCTTCCTGAAGTTCACCGCCGAGGTGATGGAGGAGGTGCTGAAGGTCCGGCTCGGCTGCATCGTGGCGGCCATCGTCATACAGGACAGCGCCTTCGACGCCGGGGTGCGCGAGCGCGGGCTGGAGATCGTGATGAGCTGGCGTCGCCGCTATCAGGCCTGGCTGGAGGAGATCGCCGCCGTCCATCCGCCGCGCATGGCCGTGGACCTGGAGACCCTGGCCGACCAGATGACGGTCATCGTCGAGGGCGGCATCCTGCTGGCCAAGGGCCTGCGCGACCCCAGCCAGGCGGCGCGGCACATCCTGCTGTACCGGGACAGCGTGCGGCTGTTGTTCAGCTAA
- a CDS encoding putative quinol monooxygenase, with amino-acid sequence MTPRRRDFVTGSLALGLAGATLSTAAGATPMYGLIGKMKAAPGQRDALIAILLEGVSGMPGCLSYVVAKAPDDADAIWITEVWDSAESHKASLQLPSVKDAITKGRPLIAAFESHVETVPVGGHGLK; translated from the coding sequence ATGACGCCCCGCCGCCGCGATTTCGTGACTGGAAGCCTGGCCCTCGGCCTGGCGGGCGCAACCCTGTCCACCGCTGCGGGAGCCACGCCCATGTACGGCCTGATCGGCAAGATGAAAGCCGCCCCCGGCCAGCGCGACGCGCTGATCGCCATCCTGCTGGAGGGCGTGTCCGGCATGCCCGGCTGCCTGTCTTACGTCGTCGCCAAAGCGCCCGATGACGCCGACGCGATCTGGATCACCGAGGTCTGGGACAGCGCTGAAAGCCACAAGGCCTCCCTGCAGCTCCCCTCGGTGAAGGACGCCATCACCAAGGGCCGCCCCCTGATCGCGGCCTTCGAAAGCCACGTAGAGACCGTCCCGGTCGGCGGGCACGGGTTGAAGTAA
- a CDS encoding helix-turn-helix domain-containing protein produces the protein MTLTIGDLARAAGVKVETVRYYERIGLLPTPPRTAGNYRAYGEAERGRLAFIRRARELGFPIDQVRTLLDLADQRDQSCATVDTLAHAHLAVVERKIADLQALGRELSGMIDQCGRGAIADCRIIAALAPDT, from the coding sequence GTGACGCTGACCATCGGGGATCTGGCCCGCGCCGCGGGGGTGAAGGTCGAGACCGTCCGCTATTACGAGCGGATCGGCCTGCTGCCCACGCCGCCGCGCACCGCCGGCAACTACCGCGCCTATGGCGAGGCCGAGCGCGGCCGCCTGGCCTTCATCCGTCGCGCGCGGGAGCTGGGCTTCCCCATCGATCAGGTCCGCACCCTGCTGGACTTGGCTGACCAGCGCGACCAGTCCTGCGCCACGGTCGACACCCTGGCCCACGCCCACCTGGCGGTGGTCGAGCGCAAGATCGCCGACCTCCAGGCCCTGGGCCGCGAGCTGTCCGGCATGATCGACCAGTGCGGCCGGGGTGCCATCGCCGACTGCCGGATCATCGCCGCGCTGGCGCCGGATACTTAA
- a CDS encoding TonB-dependent receptor plug domain-containing protein, giving the protein MFRTRLVPLAVAVVLAPLTAHAQEVQGDEDEAVEAVIVQATRTGRRVQDEPIRVEVMGREEIEEKMLMRPGNVAMIVSETGGLRVQVTSPSLGASNVRVQGMRGRYTQLLADGLPLYGGQSIGLLQIPPTDLGQVEVIKGAASALYGSSALGGVINLVSRRPADTPQGEILLNLTSRNGQDLTAYGSAPINDQWSYSVTGGLHRQSRQDLDADGWADMAGYDRWTVRPRLFWNADNGAAAFFTLGAMGEQRDGGTMPGRTAPDGRPFVESQDSRRLDAGLTARVPLSPGTAAHLRASAVSQKHEHRFGPVVEDDRHRTFLAEASISGGPEGTSWLGGLAFQADDYRSDAFSGFDYTYSVPGLFAQVEHDFTEDLTVAGSARFDVHSEYGSRLSPRLSVMYRPGPWTVRASLGKGFYAPTPFVEEVDATGLSRLEPFTGLKAETAETASIDAGYARGPFEANLTVFMSHIHDAVTLVETGPESVRLVNAPGLTRTGGVEALLRYRWSDFTVTGSYVYVDSSEPDPVGAGRRVIPLTPRHTAGVVAMWEQNGKGRVGLEAYYTGPQALEDNPYRTRGKSYLEVGALGEVTLGDISLFVNLENILNVRQTKYDRLLLQRRAPDGQWTVDSWAPADGFIVNCGVRVRFGGHGE; this is encoded by the coding sequence TTGTTTCGAACCCGTCTCGTTCCGCTGGCCGTCGCCGTGGTTCTGGCGCCCCTGACGGCCCACGCCCAGGAGGTTCAGGGCGACGAGGACGAAGCCGTCGAGGCTGTCATCGTCCAGGCCACTCGCACCGGCCGCCGCGTGCAGGACGAGCCAATCCGCGTCGAGGTCATGGGCCGCGAGGAGATCGAGGAGAAGATGCTGATGCGGCCCGGCAACGTGGCCATGATCGTCAGCGAGACCGGCGGCCTGCGGGTGCAGGTCACCTCGCCGTCCCTGGGCGCCTCCAACGTGCGGGTTCAGGGGATGCGCGGCCGCTACACCCAGCTGCTCGCCGACGGCCTGCCGCTGTATGGCGGCCAGTCCATCGGCCTGCTGCAGATCCCGCCCACCGACCTGGGCCAGGTGGAGGTGATCAAGGGCGCGGCCTCGGCCCTCTATGGCTCGTCGGCCCTGGGCGGCGTCATCAACCTCGTTTCGCGGCGACCGGCCGACACGCCGCAGGGCGAGATTCTGCTGAACCTGACCAGCCGCAACGGCCAGGACCTCACCGCCTATGGCTCGGCGCCCATCAACGACCAGTGGTCCTATTCCGTCACCGGCGGCCTGCACCGTCAGAGCCGCCAGGACCTGGATGCCGACGGCTGGGCGGACATGGCGGGCTATGACCGCTGGACCGTTCGCCCGCGCCTGTTCTGGAACGCCGACAACGGCGCGGCCGCTTTCTTCACCCTCGGCGCCATGGGCGAGCAACGCGACGGCGGGACCATGCCCGGCCGCACGGCGCCGGACGGCCGCCCCTTCGTCGAAAGCCAGGACAGCCGTCGCCTGGACGCCGGCCTTACCGCCCGCGTTCCGCTGAGCCCCGGGACCGCCGCCCATCTGCGCGCCTCCGCCGTCAGCCAAAAGCACGAACACCGCTTCGGCCCGGTGGTCGAGGATGACCGCCACCGCACCTTCCTGGCCGAGGCCTCGATCTCCGGCGGGCCGGAGGGGACCTCATGGCTGGGCGGTCTCGCCTTCCAGGCCGACGACTACCGCTCCGACGCCTTCTCGGGGTTCGACTACACCTACAGCGTCCCCGGCCTGTTCGCGCAGGTGGAGCATGACTTCACCGAAGACCTGACAGTGGCCGGCAGCGCCCGCTTCGACGTCCACAGCGAGTACGGCTCGCGCCTCAGCCCGCGCCTGTCGGTCATGTATCGGCCGGGGCCGTGGACCGTCCGCGCCTCGCTGGGCAAGGGCTTCTACGCCCCGACCCCGTTCGTGGAGGAGGTGGACGCCACCGGCCTCTCGCGGCTGGAGCCGTTCACCGGCCTGAAGGCCGAAACCGCGGAGACCGCCTCCATCGATGCCGGCTACGCCCGGGGCCCGTTCGAGGCGAACCTGACCGTCTTCATGTCCCACATCCACGACGCTGTGACCCTGGTGGAGACCGGCCCGGAAAGCGTGCGGCTGGTCAACGCGCCCGGCCTGACCCGCACCGGCGGGGTCGAGGCGCTGCTGCGCTATCGCTGGAGCGATTTCACCGTCACCGGCAGCTACGTCTATGTGGACTCCTCCGAGCCTGATCCCGTCGGCGCCGGCCGCCGGGTTATCCCCCTGACCCCGCGCCACACCGCCGGCGTGGTCGCCATGTGGGAGCAGAACGGCAAGGGCCGCGTGGGGCTGGAGGCCTACTACACCGGCCCGCAGGCGCTGGAGGACAACCCCTATCGCACGCGGGGCAAGTCGTACCTGGAGGTCGGCGCCCTGGGCGAAGTCACCCTCGGCGACATCAGCCTGTTCGTGAATCTCGAGAACATCCTCAACGTCCGCCAGACCAAGTATGATCGCCTCCTCCTGCAGCGCCGGGCGCCGGACGGCCAGTGGACGGTCGACTCCTGGGCTCCCGCCGACGGCTTCATCGTCAACTGCGGCGTGCGCGTGCGGTTCGGAGGACACGGAGAGTGA
- a CDS encoding AraC family transcriptional regulator N-terminal domain-containing protein: MTLPADPYAELVSLITRFTPEDGHVETAVDGLFIARKTSPSMPLHTAQWPCLALVVQGAKVVRIGEESLRYGVGDYLLVALDMPVASCVVEATPEKPQIGLGMAINPARLGELMRRIGVPRPATAADAVRGLAVNSAGPDLLDAVLRMVRLLERPHDIPAMAPLIQDEILYRLLTGPDAARLLHITAGEGTGGRVPRAVAWLRDNYDQPLRIEALAEAVGMSESSLHHQFKAVTAMTPLQYQKQLRLHEARRLMLVEDADVATAGFRVGYQSPSQFSREYRRLYGLPPARDVEAARRPLAAE; this comes from the coding sequence ATGACGCTTCCTGCCGATCCCTATGCGGAGCTGGTCTCCCTGATCACCCGGTTCACGCCGGAGGACGGCCATGTGGAGACCGCCGTCGACGGCCTCTTCATCGCCCGCAAGACCTCGCCCAGCATGCCGCTGCACACCGCCCAGTGGCCGTGCCTGGCCCTGGTGGTCCAGGGCGCCAAGGTCGTCCGCATCGGCGAGGAGAGTCTGCGCTATGGCGTCGGCGACTATCTGCTGGTCGCCCTCGACATGCCGGTCGCCTCCTGCGTGGTCGAGGCGACGCCGGAGAAGCCGCAGATCGGCCTGGGCATGGCGATCAACCCCGCGCGCCTGGGGGAGCTGATGCGCCGCATCGGCGTGCCGCGCCCGGCCACCGCCGCCGACGCGGTGCGCGGCCTGGCCGTCAACTCGGCGGGGCCGGACTTGCTCGACGCGGTGCTGCGCATGGTCCGCCTGCTGGAGCGGCCGCACGACATCCCCGCCATGGCGCCGCTGATCCAGGACGAGATCCTCTACCGTCTGCTCACCGGCCCCGACGCCGCGCGGCTGCTGCACATCACGGCGGGCGAGGGGACGGGCGGCCGCGTGCCTCGCGCCGTCGCCTGGCTGCGCGACAACTACGACCAGCCCCTGCGCATCGAGGCCCTGGCCGAGGCGGTGGGCATGAGCGAGTCCTCCCTGCACCACCAGTTCAAGGCGGTCACCGCCATGACCCCGCTGCAGTATCAAAAGCAGCTGCGCCTGCACGAAGCCCGCCGCCTGATGCTGGTCGAGGACGCCGACGTCGCCACCGCCGGCTTCCGCGTCGGCTACCAGAGCCCCTCCCAGTTCAGCCGCGAATATCGCCGCCTCTACGGCCTGCCCCCCGCCCGCGACGTGGAAGCGGCAAGGCGGCCGCTGGCGGCGGAGTAG